The Allostreptomyces psammosilenae sequence AGCGCGCGCTGGGCGCCCAGCACGCCGCCGCCGCGGGCGGTGACGGCTCCGGGGCACAGCTCCGGGTCCAGCCGGAGCGCGATCCAGGTCAGCCGGACGGCCGGGGCGCCGCCGGTCTGCTGCAGGGAACGGTAGGAGCGCGCGGCGAGGGAGTGCTCGGGCAGGTGCACGGCGGGCGCGGGCATGGTGTGCTGCACGATCTGCGCGGACGTCAGCACGATGTCGTCGATCCGCAGCGCGTCCCGCACCACGTGCATCGGCAGCGGCTGCTCCGCGCGGCGGGGGCGCAGCGGGGTGTCCGGGCCGCGCACCAGCACCACGGCGGTGAGGAAGGTGCCGTCGCCGATCATCCCGATCGTCCGGCGTTCCCGGTCGGTGTGCGGCTGCACGCGGAGCGAGGGGGCGCACTCCAGCACGGGAGCGAGCGCCGGGTCGACGCCCTCCCAGGGGGCGCCCTGCTGCGCACGGCGCTGGCGGCGGCGGAAGGACAGTTGCAGGCGGAGCCAGTCGACCAGTCGGCGGCGCCGGATCCGGGCCACGGCGGCGACCAGCAGCAGCACCGCGGGCACCACCATCACCACGAGCATGACCTGGCTGATCGCCCAGCCGAGCAGCACGAGGGCGGCCGCCAGCTCCACCAGCACCAGCTGGTGGACGGCGACGGCCCCGACGCGTCCGGCCCGGGGCTGGATGCGGGGGGCGACCGAGAACTCGCCGCGGTCCCGGCGGCCACCGCCGGCGCCGCCGCCCCGGGCACGTCGGCCGCGGGCCGGGGCCCCGGGGCCGACCTGGCCGCCCGCCGGGGTCGGTCCGCCGCCGGCGGGGCCCCGCGCCGGGCCGTTGCCCTCCGGGCCGCGTCCGGCGGCGCGGCCGCGGTCCCGGCGGCCCCGGCTCCGGCCGTGGGAGCCGCCGGAGCCCCCGTTCGAGGTGGGCCCGCCGGCGGGGCCGGCGGGGGAGGCGGGGGAGGGGTAACCGCCCGGTGCTCCCGGTCGCGGGGCCCCCGCAGGCTGGCTGTATGTCACGTCTTCGCCCCCGAGTGCGTGTGGATTCGGGCCCGGACGCCTTCCGCCGGGTCCACCCGGATGCACGCCGGCCGCTGGCCGCCGCCCGGCTCAGGCTCGTGCACGTTCCGCACACGGTACCGGGTCCCCGCCGCGCCGCGGCACCGTCGGCGCGACAACCGTGTGCGCCCGCCCGGTGAGGTCACCGGGCGCGGCACGGCCGGTGCGGCGGGGGCTGGAGGGCGTCACCGCCGAGGGGGCGGCTGCAGGGCGACCTCTGTGATGGAAGTTGTCTGTGTGACGCCTGATGCTGCATGGGCCAGTGGGACCTGAGTAAACGTGTGGGGCGGATGGTTCCCGGAGCGCCTCTGGCCGCCCGGGGGCGCCTCGACCGCCGGGGCGTGCGCCGGCCGCCGGGACGCGCGGGGCGCGGGCGTCCGCCTCGCGTGGGGCGGGTGCGCGGCCGGGCGACGGGCGGGCGTCGGCACGGTGGGGGGACTGTGTCGCAGACCGGTACCAACAGGCATCCGGGGCCGGGGCTGACACCCGGACGAGGCGCTATCGTGCTGCGACGGGCGTGCGCCGCCCATTCAACCGTCAGCCGCACGGCGAGTCGCCGCGGTGGGACGGCGCGGCGGGCGCGGCGCGCCCGGTCGGCCGATCGGCAAAGCGGGGAGACGACACACACCATGGCATCGCGCCGGGACCAACTCAACGCCTACACCTTCGCCCGCAAACGCTCGGTGGCGGCGTTCCTCCAGCCCAACCGCGGCGGGACGGACGAGACCGCGCCGCGTCCGCTGCGCGCGGTGGTGCCGAGCACGATCGTGGGCGTCCTGATCATGGCCGGCTTCGGGGCGTGGGGCCTGATCCGCCCCACCGCCCCGGCGAACTGGGACGACGGCAACAAGGTGATCGTGGGCTCGGACTCCACCACGCGCTACGTGGTGCTGCCGGACGAGAACAGCACCGATCCGAACGCGCGGATGCTCCACCCGGTGCTGAACATGGCCTCCGCCAAGCTGCTGATCGGCGCGGACGGGGACTTCGACATCGTCCAGGTGCGCGAGTCGGAGCTGGGCAGCATCAAGCGCGGCCCCACCATCGGCATCCCGTGGGCGCCGGACAGTCTGCCCACCGCGGAGGAGGCGGCGCGCGCCAAGACCTGGGCGGTGTGCCAGCAGCCGCCGGAGGACGACCTCAACGCCATGCCGCAGCAGTACACCTACGTTCTGTCCGGCACGGAGGACCTGGCGGCGATCAACGGCCCGGAGCGGCAGAACCGCAGCTTCAGCCTGTACGTGATGGATCCGGACGACCAGGTGTACCTCATCTCCGCCGAGGGGATGCGCTACCAGCTGGTCGCCGACGACCAGGCGGAGCTGAACGCGCTGACCGCGTCGCTGTTCGGCCCGACCGCCGTGCCGCAGCGGGTGAGCCGGGAGTGGCTGAACACCCTGAACGCGGGCCCGGAGATCTACTTCCCGACCGTCGAGGGGGCCGGTGAGGAGGTCTCCTCCGAGCTGGAGCTGCCCGCGGAGTACCGCACCGTCGGCACGGTGCTGTACGACTCGACGGCCAGCGGCGGCCGGCAGCCCTACCTGGTGCTGCGTGACCGGGTGGCGCTGATCAGCCCGTTCATGGAGGCGCTGTGGCTGAACAGCCCGCAGGCGCTGGAGGAGGCGTACCAGCAGACCGGGAACCCGGTGGCCTACCCGGTGGCCGCGCAGATCATCAACCAGGCGAACGCGGCGACCGCCGGGCAGGCGGAGCCTTTCGACGTGGAGCAGGCGTGGCCCCGGGAGCAGATCAACTGGGCCAACCGCTCCGGTCCGTCGGTGCAGAACCCGACCAACACGATCTGCAGCATCCTGGACCCGAACACCTCCCAGCCGCTCCCCGGCGCGGACGCCGCAGGTCAGGCGACCGACGGCTCCGGCTCCGCGGCGGCCCAGGGCGCGCCGGAGTACCGGATCGGGATCTGGGCCGGGACGGACCTGCCGATCCCGGTGGAGGACGAGATCAGCCGGGCGTACGTCTCGATCAACACCGGGCTGCTGTACCGGGAGGTGTCCGGGGACGCGGCCCAGCCGGACGGGCAGGAGGCCGCCGCCGAGGGTGACACCGTCTCCGGGAACCTCTACCTGATCACCGACACGGGCCTGCGCTACGGCGTTCCGGTCTCCGGCGCGAACCAGGATCCCAGCGCCGCCCCGCAGGATGGCGAGGCACAACAGGAGGGGGCGCAGGACGGGGCGCAGGAGGGCGCGCCGACGCAGGAGGCGGGGGCCAAGGACCGGCTCGGTTACACCTCCATCGCCGAGCCCGTGCCGGTGCCCCAGGCGTGGTCGGAGTTCCTGGCGAAGGGCCCCGTCCTCGACCCGGAGGCCGCGGCGCGCCCGCAGGGCTCCTGACGCCACGTCCGCCCCGCGCGGCCGGCGCCCCGGGCGGGCGACGCCGGCCGCGCGGGACGCCGGCCGGCCGTCCGGGGCGTGGAGCGAAGGCGTCCGGATCCCGGGCAGTTGACAGGCGGCCAGTCACGATGCCCAATGTCGTGGCTTCGTAACCGAAAAGCCCCGTCCCCTTGGGGCCCGATGTCGGCGGACGCTACAGTCGTTCACAGCATCACGACGCGTGGTGCCGATCGGTCGGGTCCCGCGAAGTGACTGGAGGGCCGATCTCACGTACGGACATGGGGGACGGTGAATCATGGCCGGAATGGTCGAGGTAACCGACGAGGAACTCCGGGCGCTCGCCACCAGGATCGGCAACGTCGTGGAGTCGGTGCGTTCGGAGCTCAGCACGCTGGAGAACAAGCTCTCCGACGTGTCCAGCGCCTGGACGGGTCAGGCCGCGACGGCCTACCAGAACCTGCGCGAGCAGTGGAACACCGAAGCCAACGACATCTTCCGGACGCTGGGTGAGATCCGCGAGGCGGTCGAGCAGACCGAGGCGACCTACGTGGCCTCGGACCAGGACCAGCAGTCCAGCTTCAGCCGCATCCAGAGCGTGATGCGCGGCTGACCTGCCGCCTGACGACGCGCGCACCGCACATCCAACCCGTCCTTTCCACTCGAGGGGGATTCCATGAGCGGACCGATGAAGGTCACTTTCGGCCGGCTGGAGCAGGCCGCCGAGGAGACCAGGACTGCCGCCACCAACATCAGCACCCAGCTGGACGACCTGAAGGCCGCCGTCAACCGGGTCGCCCAGACCTGGACCGGTGACGCCCAGACGGCCTACAACCAGCGCCAGGAGGAGTGGAACCAGTCCGCCCAGGCGCTGAACGAGGTCCTCCAGGCCATCGAGCAGAACCTGCGTCAGGCCGCGGAGAACTACCGCACCACGGAGAACCAGATCGCCAACGTCTGGCGCGGCTGAGCAGGCGCCGGCACTCCAGGCGTCGCGGCCGCATCCGCCGCCGACGCAACGCCGGTCCGCGCCCGGCCGCCCCTCGTGATGGGCGCCCAGGCGCGGACCTTCGCGTTTCTCCCCCAGGGGCGTGACCCGGATGCTGGCCCGCCCCCTCCGTTCCCGTCCCGACGAAGGAAGAGCGGCCCCGTTGCTCCCGCGTCCGCACCCCGACCGCACCCCGTCCGCGCCCGCGGGGCGCCGTCTCGCCGCCCTGGTGTCCGCCGCCGCCCTGGTGATGCTCGGTGCCGCCGCCCCGGCCGCCGCCTCGACCGGTGACCGGGCCGGAGCAGACGGCGCGGTTCCGACCCGCATCATCCCCCCGGTGGAGACGGCCGCCACCAGCCAGCAGTGCACCTTCCCCGCCGAGCCCATCCAGGGCACCCCGTGGACCATCCAACGGTTGCTGCTCCAGCAGATGTGGGCCACCACCCGGGGCGAGGGCGTCACCGTCGCGGTGATCGACACCGGGGTGGACGCCAGCCACCCGCAGCTGGCCGGCGCGGTGGAGCGGGGCAGGGACCTGATCGAGAACAAGGACGACGGCCGCTTCGACGACGTCGGCCACGGAACCAAGGTCGCCGGCATCATCGCCGCGCGGGAGAGCGACGACACCGGCTTCGTCGGCATCGCGCCGGGCGCCACCATCCTGCCGATCCGCCAGAACGACGGCACCGGTCAGGGCGAGGGCGAGGACGGCAAGGACCACGGCACCGCCGAGAGCCTCGCCAGGGCCATCCGCTACGCCGTCGAGCAGGGCGCCGACGTCATCAACATCTCCCAGGACACTGCGGACGGGACCAACCCGCCGGTCCTGGCGGAGGCGGTGGCCGACGCCGTCGCCGAGGACGTGGTGGTGGTCGCCTCCGCCGGCAACAACGGGGCGGACGGGCAGGCCCGCACCACCTACCCGGCCGCCTACCCGGGCGTCATCGCGGTCGGCTCCTCCGACCGCAACAACGAGCGTTCGGTGTTCTCCCAGGCCGGCGAGTTCGTGGACGTGGTCGCCCCTGGCGAGGACGTGGTCTCCACCGTGCCCAGGGGCGGCCACTGCGTGGACGTCGGCACCAGCTTCTCCGCGCCGTACGTCTCCGGCGTCGCGGCCCTGCTGCGCGCCAAGTACCCGGACTGGAGCGCCGAGGAGATCGCCGCCTGGATGGCGCAGACCGCCCAGCGCTCCGACCGCGACCACAACCAGTTCGTCGGCTGGGGCGTGGTGGACCCGGTGAAGGCGCTCACCGGCAACGCGGAGCCGATCAGCGAGCCGGTCCCGGACGTCCTGCCGTCCGGAGCCGCCGACATCGTGCCGGCCCGGATGGTGCTGGGGGAGACCCCGGAGGACCGGATGCGGCGCAACGCGGTGTACACGGTCGCCGCCGGAGCCATGCTGGTGATCGTGATCTCCGGCACCGCCGTCGTCCTGCGGGACCGCCGGAAGGCGGGCGCGGCGCCGCCGCCCCCCGCCGGCGTCTGACGCTCAGCGGACTTCCCCAGGGCGCCCGCCGCCCCCAACCGAGACGTCGGGGCCCCGGTCATAGCGACCGGGGCCCCGACGTCTGTCACGGCCCCACCCCGCCCCGTCACGCGCTGCCGCGCCCTCGTCACGCCCGCCCCGGCCCGAGGCGGCCACCGGGCCCGCACGGAGTTCCCGACGCGCCCGACGTGGCCCCACCGGCGCCGCGTCAGCCGGGCGCGAGACGGACGGCCCCGGGAACGCCGCAGCCCCCGTGGGGCCGCACGGGGCGGCCCCTCGGGGGCTGGAGGCGGGAACGGGCCCCGAGGGGCACCGGTGCCGCGCGCGGGCGGGGCGGGCGCGCTCCGGCGCCCGCCCCGCACCCGTCAGCGCGGCGGCAGCCAGGCCGTCTGCACCAGGCGGTTGCCGCCACGCCGCGCGACGTACACGCCG is a genomic window containing:
- the mycP gene encoding type VII secretion-associated serine protease mycosin — translated: MLGAAAPAAASTGDRAGADGAVPTRIIPPVETAATSQQCTFPAEPIQGTPWTIQRLLLQQMWATTRGEGVTVAVIDTGVDASHPQLAGAVERGRDLIENKDDGRFDDVGHGTKVAGIIAARESDDTGFVGIAPGATILPIRQNDGTGQGEGEDGKDHGTAESLARAIRYAVEQGADVINISQDTADGTNPPVLAEAVADAVAEDVVVVASAGNNGADGQARTTYPAAYPGVIAVGSSDRNNERSVFSQAGEFVDVVAPGEDVVSTVPRGGHCVDVGTSFSAPYVSGVAALLRAKYPDWSAEEIAAWMAQTAQRSDRDHNQFVGWGVVDPVKALTGNAEPISEPVPDVLPSGAADIVPARMVLGETPEDRMRRNAVYTVAAGAMLVIVISGTAVVLRDRRKAGAAPPPPAGV
- a CDS encoding WXG100 family type VII secretion target, with product MKVTFGRLEQAAEETRTAATNISTQLDDLKAAVNRVAQTWTGDAQTAYNQRQEEWNQSAQALNEVLQAIEQNLRQAAENYRTTENQIANVWRG
- the eccB gene encoding type VII secretion protein EccB is translated as MASRRDQLNAYTFARKRSVAAFLQPNRGGTDETAPRPLRAVVPSTIVGVLIMAGFGAWGLIRPTAPANWDDGNKVIVGSDSTTRYVVLPDENSTDPNARMLHPVLNMASAKLLIGADGDFDIVQVRESELGSIKRGPTIGIPWAPDSLPTAEEAARAKTWAVCQQPPEDDLNAMPQQYTYVLSGTEDLAAINGPERQNRSFSLYVMDPDDQVYLISAEGMRYQLVADDQAELNALTASLFGPTAVPQRVSREWLNTLNAGPEIYFPTVEGAGEEVSSELELPAEYRTVGTVLYDSTASGGRQPYLVLRDRVALISPFMEALWLNSPQALEEAYQQTGNPVAYPVAAQIINQANAATAGQAEPFDVEQAWPREQINWANRSGPSVQNPTNTICSILDPNTSQPLPGADAAGQATDGSGSAAAQGAPEYRIGIWAGTDLPIPVEDEISRAYVSINTGLLYREVSGDAAQPDGQEAAAEGDTVSGNLYLITDTGLRYGVPVSGANQDPSAAPQDGEAQQEGAQDGAQEGAPTQEAGAKDRLGYTSIAEPVPVPQAWSEFLAKGPVLDPEAAARPQGS
- a CDS encoding WXG100 family type VII secretion target, with protein sequence MVEVTDEELRALATRIGNVVESVRSELSTLENKLSDVSSAWTGQAATAYQNLREQWNTEANDIFRTLGEIREAVEQTEATYVASDQDQQSSFSRIQSVMRG
- the eccE gene encoding type VII secretion protein EccE, which encodes MTYSQPAGAPRPGAPGGYPSPASPAGPAGGPTSNGGSGGSHGRSRGRRDRGRAAGRGPEGNGPARGPAGGGPTPAGGQVGPGAPARGRRARGGGAGGGRRDRGEFSVAPRIQPRAGRVGAVAVHQLVLVELAAALVLLGWAISQVMLVVMVVPAVLLLVAAVARIRRRRLVDWLRLQLSFRRRQRRAQQGAPWEGVDPALAPVLECAPSLRVQPHTDRERRTIGMIGDGTFLTAVVLVRGPDTPLRPRRAEQPLPMHVVRDALRIDDIVLTSAQIVQHTMPAPAVHLPEHSLAARSYRSLQQTGGAPAVRLTWIALRLDPELCPGAVTARGGGVLGAQRALQRAADQLASRLIGEGFSAKVLDETELVTALSTSACVNPMAGQSQARGGSTGHRRSQETRRTWRCDDRRHTTYWISRWPHLSGDGDDTVMPELVASLTGVPTLATAFSLTIRTTGINSESGAGTVALDAHVRVCARTDTELDGASRLVEELAHRSRVGLLRLDLEQLPGVLATLPLGGSR